The window TGAGCAGTCGCTGATCTGATGCAACAAGTACCAACGTATTTTCCGTGTCACGAAGTTCTGCTGCTATATCCAACGCGGAGCGCAACACTATTGCATCGACACTATTGAGCGAGTGGGGTTCAATCAAGCGCATTGAGTTCCAAACAAGCGGATCTGGGACCGAAATTGTTTTGAAATCCGATTGGTTGTCAATGACTTCATAATCAAGGTTAATCCCCGCCTGAGAAAAATCGCGACTCGTGATTCGCCCATCATTTTTCTTCCTGACGCAAACCCAAAACAGTTCAACGATGCCTATAACCAAACACATCATACGGTTCAACGCAACATTGTTGAATAAGAAATTAATCTTATCACTACCGATCTCTTGGGTATATCTTTTCACAAGAGCACTGGCATCAAAAAAGAAATAGTACATATCTACTTCTCGCGTTCCGCAATAATAGCACGGCTAAACTCATTATCTTCAGCACAAATGCCTTGCTGTGCCATGCGCGCTTGCAGTTCTTCGGCAGGAATTGGTTCGCCGGAAATCCCCATTTTCTCAAACATTTTATGGACAATTTTGGCATTTTGTTTCTTGTTTCGTCCGTAATATGCCATCACCTCTTCACCTGTTTTGAAATCTTTCAGAGGATTTGACACCAATACATCAACAAGTGAAGAAAGTCGGAGGTTGACTTCTGCAACCGCCTGCTCCAAACGATCTAAGCGTTGAATAAAAACTTCAAATGTTTCCTTTTCCATTGTAAGATCTCCTTTATCTTTCCCGCTCTGCGATAATTGCGCGGCTAAATTCGTTGTCCTCAGCACGAATACCGTGTTGTCTCATACTTTCACGAAGTTCTTCAATAGAACCCGGATCAAAATCAGGCGGAATCCCCATTTGTTCAAAT of the Candidatus Poribacteria bacterium genome contains:
- a CDS encoding type II toxin-antitoxin system VapC family toxin, with translation MYYFFFDASALVKRYTQEIGSDKINFLFNNVALNRMMCLVIGIVELFWVCVRKKNDGRITSRDFSQAGINLDYEVIDNQSDFKTISVPDPLVWNSMRLIEPHSLNSVDAIVLRSALDIAAELRDTENTLVLVASDQRLLRAAHTEGLQTFNPEVDSQQILTDWIS